The Bradyrhizobium barranii subsp. barranii genome segment ACGCGCTCAGACGGCCGCGACTACCCGTCGCGTCGCATGAAGGAAACGGTTAGCGGGCGCTGCGGCGCCATCAATTGGATGACGCTCCTGTTTGCGCAATTCATCGACTAGACGTTCGAGGTAGGGTGGCAGAGGCGAGGCTTCGAGAGATAAGTTCTGTTGCAATCCGTCACCCACCTCGTCATAGATCGACCGGGCGGCCTTATGATCAATGTGGTCCGATATTCGACTGGTCGGTTCCATATCGCGACCTTTCGATTAGGCCCCACGATTAACTCAAGTTACAGGGATGCGAAAATGTTTCGCGCACATTCGAAGAATGCCGATGGCTCCGTTGAATGGAACGAAGACACTGTGTGCGTCAGAACGATTGCCATTGTCAGCGCTGATACCTGCAACCCGCTGAATTAGTGAAACTCTTGGGGCGCGACTTTCAACACTTAGAATGTCCGTTCCGGGTCAGGAGCGTTGCTGTGGCCGTGCGCCGGTCACTTCCGATCTACCCCCGACTCCAGACGTGGCGCTGCGATGCGATAACTGACGCGAAGGGCCAGAACCGGACCTCATACGCCCTTCTATGAAGAGAGCGATGCGACATTCAGGAGTTGGGCCCGATGCTCCTGAGCATGGCCTTGTCCCGGTGTGGCGTGGCGCGGTTTCGTGCCTGCTCACGGATCGCGAGATGCGAGGTACGCGACAATCGCGAGAAGGTCCTGCTCGTCGAGATTGGCTACAATTTGGGCCATTAACGGGCTCCATTCTCCCGTTCGAGCGCCATGCTGGAAGTCATAGAGCTGCCGGAACATGTAGCTCGGTGAACGACCAGCAATGCTTGGCAGCGGTCCAAGCCCTTTCAGGTCCGCGCCATGGCACAACGCGCATTGGATCGTTTTGCCCGACCCACCTTTCATGACTAGCGCCTCGCCTTTGGCGAGGCTCCCGATTGGTGCATACGCTGTGAAGGTCGATCGAGGGTCGCGGCTTTCGAAGCGGAGCAGATCGTCGGGGATCTCCACGATCCGCGCTCCGATCGGCTCGCGCTCGCTGGTTTCCACCGCCGCCCAAAGCAGACCCGCCACATAGGTCTTTGGCGCGGTGTCGCTCTCGACCACCTTGATGCGTTTGCGCGGCTGCAAGGCCGAAAAGTAGGCTGCCGCGGCTTCGATTTCGGCGTCAGTGATCGGCTTGGAAAGCTCGATCATTAGCTTTGGCGGAATTCGCTCGGGGAGGGCTGTACTACGCGCCCCGCTCTTGTAGTCGGCCATTTGCTGGATGATGTAGCTCTTCGGCAGCCCTGCAAGGTCCGCGTTTTCCGGACCACCAGGCCCGGTGGCGCGGTGACAAAATCCGCATGCGAACACACCGGGTTTGCGACCGTTCGCGACGATGTCCGGCAGCGCGCCGTGATCGCTGGGGTGCCAAATGGGCGCAACAAAACGATCACGCAACTGGCTCCAGGTATAGCCGGCCGTGCTCTCTGGCACGCGAACTGGCTTTCCGTCATCGACGGGAGGCTTGTAGTCGGGATTGTTCGGCGTATAGGCCCAAGCGGGAGGACCGTCTGCGGCGGTTGCCATCCGTATCGCGAGTAAGCCACAAACGATCACAGACGAGAGCAGCGCGGGAACAATCCTCATTTTCAGTTCCCCGAGTGTCCGGGCCGGCAGCTATGGGGAGCTTGCCTCACCCATGAACTCCGGGCAAGCCATTCAGCTGCGACGTTTTGATCTCGGCGTTGCTGTGAAGCCCCGCCGGGTTCGACGTGACCGGGGTCATTCATGACGCGAAAGTCGGTACCC includes the following:
- a CDS encoding c-type cytochrome; this translates as MRIVPALLSSVIVCGLLAIRMATAADGPPAWAYTPNNPDYKPPVDDGKPVRVPESTAGYTWSQLRDRFVAPIWHPSDHGALPDIVANGRKPGVFACGFCHRATGPGGPENADLAGLPKSYIIQQMADYKSGARSTALPERIPPKLMIELSKPITDAEIEAAAAYFSALQPRKRIKVVESDTAPKTYVAGLLWAAVETSEREPIGARIVEIPDDLLRFESRDPRSTFTAYAPIGSLAKGEALVMKGGSGKTIQCALCHGADLKGLGPLPSIAGRSPSYMFRQLYDFQHGARTGEWSPLMAQIVANLDEQDLLAIVAYLASRDP